The window GGCTGGGGCGGGACCCTGGTGAGGTCAGGGGACCGGACTCAGGGGGCAGGAGCCCAGGACCGGATAAGGTTCTGGGGTGGGGCAACGGCGGCGGGAGTAGCCTTCAGCCCCCAGGGGAACCCGCCGTCGGGCAGCTGACGGAGACCAGGCAtcctctctgtgcttccccaCCCGCTGTGGACCTCGTCTCACTTCATCCACACAACAGCCCCGAGGCACGGCAGTGTCACCCACGTTAGGGCGGAAACCCTGGGTTTAGAGAGGGGAGTAATGACCAGATTACTGCTGGTCCCTGGCGGAGCCAGACCCGCTCCGCTCGGAAGCCCGAGCCCCAAAAGCGCTTTGCgtgggagaggtgggcagggggaggagaagaGGCCGCCGCTGTGGGGATCGGGCTGGTCTGGGACCAAGCGACCCTCCCGCGACGCCCTCCTGTCCCCGCCCCGCAGTGACTCGGGCGACCGCAAGCAGATCTACAACATCCTGAGCACGCTGGGGCTGAGGCCGTCGGCCACCGACTGCGACATCGTGCGCCGCGCCTGCGAGAGCGTGTCCACCCGCGCCGCGCGCATGTGCTCCGCGGGGCTGGCGGGCGTCATCAACCGCATGCGCGAGAGCCGCAGCGAGGACGTGATGCGCATCACCGTGGGCGTGGACGGCTCAGTGTACAAGCTGCACCCCAGGTGGGCCCGCTCGGCCGTCTGCACCTCCCCGCCCGGTCCAGCCTCCCTCTTGTGAGTTCGCCTCCTAAGGGCAGAGCCCGGGCATCGGTCTCCATCTATGATATGCAGGCCGAAACGGATGCTCTCCGAGGTCCCAAGGATTCTTAATCTCCTCGCTCCCCCTAAGCCCACAGACTCAGGGGAAGGTTCCCCTTGACTTACCCCCTGCCCTGCCTTCAGCGCGTTAACTAACCGCAGCCCCGCTTGCCCCCTGCTCAGCTTCAAGGAGCGGTTCCACGCCAGCGTGCGCAGGCTGACGCCCAGCTGTGAAATCACCTTCATCGAGTCGGAGGAGGGCAGCGGCCGGGGTGCCGCCTTGATCTCCGCGGTGGCCTGTAAGAAGGCCTGCATGCTGGGCCAGTGAGAATAAAGGCTGCAAGGCAAGGAGGAGACTGTGGCCGCTACTAGACCTGGGCTCCAGGGGACACACTCCCTACAGGTCCCCCCAACCTGGTCCAGTCAAGAGGCTTCTCCTTGTAAGGACCTTGGATGCCTCCCATCCCCGCTGTCACCCCAGGAAATGGGGAGAGCTTCTCTGGGGATGCGGTGAGGCCCTGGGCAGGCCTCTTCTCTCAGGGTCAGTTGGTAGGATAGCCCTAGGGCCCTGACTGGGTTGGGGGCTGAGATGAACAGGAATGGAGAACCCCCAAAGTACCTCGCCTTTCTTGCTGCAATCAAGGGCCCAGAAGGGAGTTATTAACTCAGGATTTTGTTGCATTTCTGCACTGCTTGCCTCTTGGAGCTTTCAGCCTGGCTCAGCCCTGGCTCTGGGAAGGGGGTGCCCTCTGGACCCTACTATGGCCTGGTTTCCCTGGGAACCCAACCCACATGGGGAGGCAGCCCTCATGACCTGGCCAGACCTAGACCTGGGTTCCACAGGGGGCCCCGGGGAGCTGCTGATCACCCAGGCCTGGGAAATGGAAGGGACCAGCTCCATGTTGGAGGCTGTGGGTACCCCGAGGCCTGGAGATGGCAGCCTTTTCCCTCCCATCCTGCCATCCCTGAGTGGTTTCTGGTTCTGGGATGGACCCTCACAGGAAGTGCAAGAGACAGAGTCCCCAAAGCCCCTGCCCAGAGGggcccaggaagaggaggagtcCCCCTACCCACAGACGGGCCTGGGAGCATCTCCGGGATCGAGTCCTCGGCTCCCACGGCGCTGGGCACTCAGAAACCCCAGCAGCACTCAGCACACCCCCAAGGGACAACCCAGGCCTCTTTCTTCTCACCAGACCTCCATGTACCACACCAACCTCTCCATGCCCAACCTGGGactgtgtgggtttttttaattaaaagttttaaaagtttagaaTATGACCTTGTCCACCGTTCTTTGATCTCTGTGTATGAGACTGTGGGACAATAAACATATAGACGTGGTCGCATGTACACAGACACTCTGCAGGCCTAGGCGTGTTTTGGAATTTTCCATCCTCTCCACAGAGCTATGCCGGGGAGTGTGAAGAGTGACAGACCAGGCCTTAGGAACAGGAATGGGGTGGCGTGGCGGGGTGTGGTCAGAGGTCCTGGACTTGCCCAGGCCTCTGCCCACCAGCCTGTGGGATGCGGGGTGTGGTTCTGAGGTCTCCAAGAGCTCCAAGGCAGTGTCTGGGAAGGAGTGGGGTTGCTCTGGGAAGGGGGACGGCTGGTTCTTGGGACTGGTCCTGCTGCAGGTCGGTCTCAACAGGAGATCCCTTGGAGCCACTTGGGTTGTGACAGTGACTGCAGTGGGAGGCCAGGATTACAAGAAGTCACATGATTTCTGTGGTCCTTCCAATTTGGTCCTGAATGAAATGCCTATTTCAGGTTAGCCAAGCCTAGGGCCTAAGACCAGTTACTTATGAAAACGTATTTGTAAGATTTTAACATACACGcacttttttttcaggtttttggatgttatcatctttttttaatttaatttttattttatattggactatagttgatttacaatgttgtgttagtttcaggtgtacagcaaagtgattcagttatacatatatatatatatccattctttttcagattcttttcccatataggttattacagagtattgagtagagttccttgtgccatacagtaggtccttgttgattatctattttgtatatagtagtgtgtattccACTCACTTTTCAATGAGAGAAACTATCCAGCAAATCTGGAATGACTGTGTTGTTTTTTTCAGAACTTAACCCAAAGTTGTGATTTTCAGTTGTCACATCCTCCTTGAGATGCTCTCTCGTTTTCTGGTATGCCTCATGTGGAATTACTTCTGATCTCTTTTGTTCTCTCGAGTCTAAATTATGCATCAGAAGTTTGTGTGAGCATCTGATGACTTCATTATCAGTAGTAATGTACTCGTGTTCCACCATTCAGCTACAGTATTTGATCTCATTTTACCATAAATTATTTCCTAGTTGTCCTTCATGTTATGGTTCAGGGCATTGTATTGGTTTTTTTTACAATTCTCTATGGAGGTAGCTTGTATAGCCTATGAATTTCGTTTCAGGAGAGTAAAAGAGGTGTTATAAAATACTTGCTATACAAAAGGGACGTTGGGGCTGTTGGATGAGAACCCTGCCCTCCCAGCTGGCCTCCCTGCATTCCTCACCCCGGTGGGCCATCTCCTGTTCCGGGTTCAGGGAGCCCCTGTCTGCCCCGGGCCCGCAAGGAGCCTCGAGGCTGCTGCTCTGGCACAGCGGACGGAGCCCGGGCCCCTCACTCTGCGGATGAACCCCACAAGAAGGGCTCGTGACCCACTTTCGTGGGGATCCCAGGGGATGCTTGGGGTCCAGGCAGTGCTCCGTGCTCCAAAAGCATCACATGGAGGCTCTGTTTGGGGTCACAGCCAGCTCAGGGCTGCCTTCTGCCCCTCGGTCAGAGGGGCCAGAGGCCAGGGCCAAGCATCTTCACCAAAACCTCTGGGAATCCCCAGGGGTCTCAGGCCAGAGACCATCCTCAGAACCACCAACTGCCCTCCCAAGCCCAGTGGGGGCCCCGGGCCAGCCCCCCGCACCGCTGCTGTCCTCTTGGCCTGAGCGGGTTCTGGGCTGGAACTGCAGGAAGGACGGTCAGGTGGGGGTTACAGGGGCCCCCTCGTTCAGCATGAGAGTGGTGAGAGTTGCGACTCTGCTCTCAGAAGGCGTTTCACCCGCTGCTGTCAGGGTGGGTAGACACCCGGATGTCACAGGTCGGGGGGGCCTGAAGGTCGCCAGGAACGTGGCTGGAATCTGCTCGGGGGCCCTgtcctcccccagcccaggcagAGGCTGCCAAGTTTGGGCCTATCCTCTCCTCCTGTCCTTATTTGGTGCGCTCCAGGTGATAAGGCTGAGACATAAAGGGGGCTGTGGGCCCCTCGCAGCAACTAGGCTGCTGCAGAGGGAGACGATGGTGAGTGCCAGGTTGGGGGGGGGGCTCAAGGCCAGCGGCCCCCCAGGTGCTGTCCTTTGGGCTGGGGGAGCGGAGCCAGTGACTTCTGTGCCTGTGTTGGGCCCGGAGAGACGGTCTCCAGGGCCAGGAAGAGGACCCTGACCCGGGCTCTCCCGGGAACGCTCTGGGGAGGTCCGTGGCAGGGAGTCCttggggagctggggagaggaCCCCTCCGCACCCACTGTGTTGCAGGCCAGCAGGAAGGCGGGGACCCGGGGCAAGGCTGCGGCCACCAAGCAGGCCCAGCGAGGCTCTTCCAACGTCTTTTCCATGTTTGAGCAAGCCCAGATCCAGGAGTTCAAGGAAGTGAGTGCCCTACCCCCAACAGCCTGGGACCCGTCTGGACACTCTGCCCCCAGTACACCCCTCTTCTCTGTAGGTCAGTGGTCCTGGCCCCTGTCCTTGCTCCTCCCACCACCCAGGATGCCCCCACCTCCCGCCTCCCCTGGGTGGGGACTGTTCCCACCTGGAGACTGTGGCCCGCACCTCACAGGCCTTCAGCTGCATCGACCAGAATCGTGACGGCATCATCTGCAAGTCGGACCTTCGAGAGACCTACTCCCAGCTGGGTGAGGGCGCCCACCTCCCACCCGGCCCTGCCCTGCTCGGTCCCTGCTCAGAGCTGCTGGGCTGGGGGGAGCCCGCTGAGAGGGGATGGGCAGGCTCTCAACAGGCAGCGCCCGGCCTGTATTCTTCTCCCGGCtcaccctccccctcctctcacacccctcccccatcacaccccctcccccatcacactTCCCTTCCGCTTCACCTCCCCCACCCAGAGCTGCCTCTCACTCTCTaccctgggaaggagggaggggcagcccAGGCCCTACTCAGGGACACTCAAGGTCCCTGTGTCCATTTCACGTCCCGCCCCACCAGGGAAGGTGAATGTTCCAGAAGAGGAGCTAGATGCCATGCTGCAGGAAGGGAAGGGGCCCATCAACTTCACTGTCTTCCTCACACTATTTGGAGAGAAGCTCAACGGTGAGCCTGGGGCAGCTCTGGATCCCCCTGGCCAGGCAGCGAGCTTGAACCCCACCTGGACCCTGCCTGGACCTGGCCTGAATCCCACCCAGACCCCTTCCATACCgtacctggccctgcccacccagAGGCTGTAGGGCCCACCTCTGCATTCCAGACCCATGAGCACTGATCAGCCCGAGTCTCGGGGTTGGGAAATAcgccctcagctcccagtcctggTCTCCCTGCCAGGCTCACCCACCTCAGAAGGACAGCCGGTCCTGGCGCCTCTGAGCCCCAAGGGGCACTTCCTGTCGGAACAGCCTCTCGCTTCTCTGGGACTGGAGGACTCCCCCTGCACCCTGGGTTCCTCCCGGGTGGGACCGGGACGATGGCCGTGTGGCTGCTTAGCTGGCCCCCTCGGCCTCCCAGGGACAGACCCCGAGGAAGCCATCCTGAGCGCCTTCCGCCTGTTTGATCCCAGCGGCAAGGGCGTGGTGAACAGGGACGAGTAAGTGGGAGCAGCAGGGCGAGTGCCGGGGGGCACCACGTTGGACGGAAGCAGGGAGGGCGGAGGGTCCCCTTGTGAGGGTGGCCACCTGTACCTTGGGGACCTCTCTGCTCTTGTTGGGGGGTGGCCACCTGGGCCAGGGGAGCCTCCATTTTCCCCTCCCGGATCGGCCGCCCCTGCCAGGCCCTCCCCACTGCTCCCCACCACCTCCAGGTTCAAGCAGCTTCTCCTGACCCAGGCAGACAAGTTCTCTCTGGCCGAGGTGAAGACTCCGGCTCCTTCAACACCCCTCCAGGCCCCTTCGCAGGGCCCCCACCCCGCAGGGCCCTGGGGAGGTCTCGGTGACCCACTGCCCTCGTGGGCTTAGAGCCCAGGTTTCCGGAGGAGGTGCCGTCTCTCTTGGGATCTGGAGGGTGAAGGACATGGAATCAGAAAGGGAGGAGGGTGCAGGCTGGGCGAGCTGTGTGTGCAGAGGCCCAGGCGTGGGAGTGCGGTGCACCTCAGGATCTGGAAGAGGTTTCCTAcgctgggaagggggagggggaggggaggggggccggGCCCGTGGCCAGGGTGGGCCCTGTGACCCACGGCACCCTTCGCTCCTGCCCCAACCTCCGGCTGCAAATGCTAAGGGGCAGCGTACAGCCCCAGGGGCGGGGCGAAGGGTCGCAGGCCTCCCTCGGGTCACAGGCACCAGCCCCCAGGACGCCCTGGCTGGGCGGCGTCTGACCAGTGCCTCCCCAGGTGGAGCAGATGTTCGCCCTGACGCCTATGGACCTGGCCGGGAACATCGACTACAAGTCCCTGTGCTACATCATCACCCATGGGGACGAGAAGGAGGAGTGAGCCCGAGGCGCCAGCGGCTGGGACTCAGGGCCAACCTGTGGGGACACCTCAATAAACGCTATTTCTGAATTAGATCCGCAGTGGTGGCCTGTCTGTGACAGATGGGGTGGGGAGCCACGGGGACCGCCGTAAGAACCAGCCCGGCCCTCACCGGCCCCCTCCGTTCACCCCACACCGTCCCGTGACATATGAACCGTGATGTGCCCGGCTTACAGATGAGGACGCTGAGGCCTGCGAGGGTGCCCAGGGCCACTCCTCTAGGAGAGGAAACCCAGAGCTTTATGCCCGTCTCCACCAGGCCCGGATCGAGCCATGCGATGGGCCTCTGCCCAGCAAACATCTGCCAATGGCCCAGGGACTCTGCCCTCCTGGGACCCCATCTCTGCACACGGGCTCAGGTGGGCCTCTCTGCACGCGCGTGTGGTGTGCTGGGCCCTGTGTGAAAGGCACTGAGGGACCCATTTGAAAACACAACAGGTGAGGTGCCTTGTCACCAAAGGAGGGGCTGGAGTATACGCAGACTTCCAAAGGAAATACTCCGGAATTGGCCTCATGCCTCGGGGGTGAAAGGACCAGGCtgccagagagagggagagggtgtCTCTGGAGGGCATTGTTAGTGTCCCATTCCCCACCTCACCTACAGAAACCAGGAGCTGGGGGGCACCCAGCCTCATCCTGGGAATGGGAGGGGGAGCAGGGCAACCTCCAGAGCACCCatggcagggaggggcagggagggggagggaagaggcaaTGGGGAGAGAGACAGCTTGAACCTGGGCAAGACCCAGAACACAGGAAATCCTTCTCCGGACAGGAACCGGGAACGCTGAGTAAGAGCTctctgcctcccctcctcccctccctccaggcccTGCTGCAATCCCCcagctggggaggtgggaggaggtgagggagaaaGGAGGAACTGACCACATTCCCTCCAGAAGGCAAGCAAGAGGAAAGGCATTTCACCCGAGAGGTGTTCAGTTTTGATGTT is drawn from Eschrichtius robustus isolate mEscRob2 chromosome 8, mEscRob2.pri, whole genome shotgun sequence and contains these coding sequences:
- the GCK gene encoding hexokinase-4 isoform X2 produces the protein MEEMQNVELVEGDEGRMCVNTEWGAFGDSGELDEFLLEYDRVVDENSLNPGQQLYEKLIGGKYMGELVRLVLLKLVDENLLFHGEASEKLRTRGAFETRFVSQVESDSGDRKQIYNILSTLGLRPSATDCDIVRRACESVSTRAARMCSAGLAGVINRMRESRSEDVMRITVGVDGSVYKLHPSFKERFHASVRRLTPSCEITFIESEEGSGRGAALISAVACKKACMLGQ
- the MYL7 gene encoding myosin regulatory light chain 2, atrial isoform; its protein translation is MFEQAQIQEFKEAFSCIDQNRDGIICKSDLRETYSQLGKVNVPEEELDAMLQEGKGPINFTVFLTLFGEKLNGTDPEEAILSAFRLFDPSGKGVVNRDEFKQLLLTQADKFSLAEVEQMFALTPMDLAGNIDYKSLCYIITHGDEKEE